From Phycisphaerae bacterium, the proteins below share one genomic window:
- a CDS encoding ATP phosphoribosyltransferase, producing the protein MTDQRILKVGIPKGSLADSTVDLFARAGFSLQISSRGYYPSIDDPELSCVMFRAQEMSRYVEDGVLDVGLTGHDWIKENGSDVHEVCELVYSKTSARPARWVLAVPNESNVKRVEDLDGGIIATELVNATRRYFESKGVKVRIEFSWGATEVKARLVDGIVELTETGSSLRENNLRILDEVLTSTTRLIANRRSYADSWKKEKTDSLALLLRSAIEAKAKVGLKLNVGNENLEKVLALLPAQLSPTVSPLANGRYSAVEAILEAKAERVLVPQLLKVGASGIIVYPLSKVIP; encoded by the coding sequence GTGACTGATCAGCGGATTCTGAAGGTGGGTATCCCCAAGGGCAGCCTTGCTGATTCCACCGTCGATCTCTTTGCCCGCGCGGGCTTCAGCCTGCAGATCTCCTCACGGGGGTACTACCCGTCGATCGACGATCCCGAATTGAGTTGCGTGATGTTCCGGGCTCAGGAGATGAGCCGCTATGTCGAGGACGGCGTTCTGGATGTCGGCCTGACCGGTCACGATTGGATCAAGGAGAACGGCAGCGACGTGCACGAGGTCTGTGAGCTGGTGTACTCCAAGACGAGCGCCCGCCCGGCCCGGTGGGTGCTGGCCGTGCCCAACGAGTCGAACGTGAAGCGTGTCGAGGATCTTGATGGAGGTATCATCGCCACCGAGCTGGTCAATGCGACCCGGCGGTACTTCGAGAGCAAGGGTGTCAAGGTCCGCATCGAGTTCAGCTGGGGAGCCACCGAGGTCAAGGCCCGCTTAGTGGACGGCATTGTCGAACTGACCGAAACGGGCTCGTCGCTGCGGGAGAACAACCTGCGGATCCTGGACGAGGTGCTCACGTCGACCACGCGGCTGATCGCGAATCGCCGGTCGTACGCAGACTCGTGGAAGAAGGAGAAGACGGACTCGCTCGCCTTGCTGTTGCGCAGTGCCATCGAAGCGAAGGCCAAGGTCGGCCTGAAGCTGAACGTGGGCAACGAGAACCTCGAGAAAGTGCTCGCCCTCTTGCCGGCCCAGCTGTCCCCGACGGTCTCGCCGCTGGCCAACGGGCGTTACAGTGCCGTGGAGGCCATCCTCGAGGCCAAGGCGGAGCGAGTGCTTGTTCCGCAACTCCTGAAGGTCGGAGCCTCGGGGATCATCGTCTATCCGTTGAGCAAGGTTATTCCCTAG
- the rbfA gene encoding 30S ribosome-binding factor RbfA, translated as MKSFRPERVASVVQQVVSEAIAQKLSDPRIEPMTSVTRVEVTQDLEHAKVFVSVMGDDAVQRRTMQGLRSAAGLVQKLLAGELPIRQCPHLSFHLDESIKRAAETYRLIDEAMAEIRRDEASRGSAKDGQMMGESGGEDA; from the coding sequence ATGAAGTCATTTCGGCCGGAACGGGTAGCCAGCGTGGTCCAACAGGTGGTGAGCGAAGCCATCGCGCAGAAACTGAGCGACCCGCGGATCGAGCCGATGACCAGCGTGACCCGAGTGGAGGTGACTCAGGATCTCGAGCATGCCAAGGTATTCGTGAGCGTGATGGGTGACGACGCGGTCCAACGGCGGACCATGCAGGGACTCAGGTCCGCGGCGGGTCTGGTGCAGAAGCTCTTGGCCGGGGAATTGCCGATCAGGCAATGCCCCCACCTGAGTTTCCATCTGGACGAATCGATCAAGCGGGCGGCGGAAACCTACCGCCTGATCGACGAAGCCATGGCCGAGATTCGCCGAGACGAAGCCTCCCGGGGGTCGGCGAAGGACGGGCAAATGATGGGTGAGTCTGGCGGAGAAGACGCATGA